The following coding sequences are from one Rhipicephalus microplus isolate Deutch F79 chromosome 3, USDA_Rmic, whole genome shotgun sequence window:
- the LOC119184749 gene encoding acetylcholine receptor subunit alpha-like 1 yields the protein MASWPFPGGRRGSPSMAGPAELLVAALLALCAPRCCLGNPDAKRLYDDLMSSYNRLIRPVSNNSDRLTVRMGLKLSQLIDVNLKNQIMTTNVWVNQEWSDHKLKWDPQEYGGVTELYVPAEQIWLPDIVLYNNADGNYEVTIMTKAIIHEDGRVVWNPPAIYKSFCQIDVQYFPFDKQDCFMKFGSWTYDGFQVDLKHVSEIPDTNIVPVGIDLTEFYLSVEWDIMAVPAMRREKFYSCCEQPYPDITFNITLRRKTLFYTVNLIIPCVGISCLSVLVFYLPSDSGEKVSLSISIMLSLTFFFLVLAEIIPPTSLAMPLLGKYLVFTMILVTVSVLVTIAVLNVHFRSPSTHRMAPWVRRLFVHLMPRLLLMRPPQYRIEVDEASSSSAKSAHQGNAHVDDSMIMPEPLLLARPQGLRQADPVVGDQPPGDIERAIHNAMFIAQHIDNNDDFESIREDWKYVAMVLDRLFLWLFTIACVVGTAGIFLQAPSLYDQTDPIDVKFSQVARRMKKDYPWTDV from the exons ATGGCGTCGTGGCCGTTCCCCGGCGGCCGACGTGGTTCTCCATCCATGGCGGGGCCGGCCGAGCTGCTCGTCGCGGCCCTGCTCGCGCTCTGCGCGCCCCGCTGCTGCCTGGGGAACCCGGACGCGAAGAGGCTCTACGACGACCTCATGAGCAGCTACAACCGGCTCATCCGACCCGTGAGCAACAACTCGGACCGGCTCACCGTGCGCATGGGGCTCAAGCTCTCCCAACTCATCGATGTG AACCTAAAGAACCAGATTATGACAACCAACGTATGGGTCAACCAG GAATGGTCGGACCACAAGCTCAAGTGGGACCCGCAGGAGTACGGCGGAGTCACTGAACTATACGTACCTGCAGAACAAATCTGGCTCCCTGACATTGTTCTCTACAACAA TGCTGACGGCAACTACGAGGTGACCATCATGACGAAAGCCATAATTCACGAGGACGGTCGGGTGGTGTGGAACCCGCCGGCCATTTACAAGAGCTTCTGCCAAATCGACGTACAATACTTCCCGTTCGACAAGCAGGACTGCTTCATGAAGTTCGGATCCTGGACGTACGATGGATTCCAG GTGGACCTTAAGCACGTGAGCGAGATTCCAGACACAAACATCGTGCCGGTGGGCATCGACCTGACCGAGTTTTACCTGAGCGTCGAGTGGGACATCATGGCCGTGCCGGCCATGCGGCGCGAGAAGTTTTACTCGTGCTGCGAGCAGCCGTACCCGGACATCACCTTCAACATCACGCTACGACGCAAAACGCTCTTCTACACCGTCAACCTCATCATCCCCTGCGTCGGCATCTCCTGCCTATCCGTCCTGGTCTTCTACCTGCCTTCAGATTCCGGCGAAAAG GTGTCGCTGTCGATCTCGATCATGCTGTCGCTGACGTTCTTCTTCTTGGTGCTGGCCGAGATCATCCCGCCCACGTCGCTGGCCATGCCGCTACTGGGCAAATACCTCGTGTTCACCATGATACTGGTCACCGTCTCGGTACTGGTGACCATTGCCGTGCTCAACGTGCACTTCCGGTCGCCGTCGACCCACCGCATGGCGCCGTGGGTGCGCCGACTCTTCGTGCACCTCATGCCGCGGCTGCTGCTCATGCGCCCGCCGCAGTACCGCATAGAA GTGGACGAAGCTTCCTCGTCATCGGCCAAGTCGGCGCACCAAGGCAACGCGCATGTGGACGATTCTATGATCATGCCGGAGCCGCTGCTACTGGCACGGCCGCAAGGGCTGCGCCAAGCAGACCCCGTGGTTGGAGACCAGCCGCCTGGGGACATCGAACGAGCAATCCACAATGCCATGTTCATCGCTCAGCACATTGATAATAATGACGACTTCGAAAGT ATCCGTGAGGATTGGAAGTACGTTGCCATGGTCCTGGATCGGCTCTTTCTTTGGCTCTTCACAATTGCATGTGTTGTTGGTACGGCAGGAATTTTTCTCCAGGCTCCTTCGCTCTACGACCAGACCGATCCCATTGATGTAAAGTTCTCGCAAGTAGCTCGCCGAATGAAGAAAGACTATCCCTGGACAGATGTCTGA